A genome region from Rhizobium sp. NXC14 includes the following:
- a CDS encoding response regulator, producing the protein MTERVAERTSPVFLGKKTIAIVDDDEALLEGTSGFLEAMGYDVLAFGSGEAFLESPHKDRVDVLLTDINMPGMSGLDLQNVVRAQRPGIPVVMMTALRDDMLRQRAITGGARELLQKPILADDLIRCLEDV; encoded by the coding sequence ATGACTGAACGTGTTGCGGAAAGGACGTCGCCGGTGTTCCTCGGCAAGAAAACCATTGCTATCGTTGATGACGACGAGGCGCTGCTTGAGGGCACATCCGGGTTCCTTGAGGCGATGGGCTATGATGTCCTTGCGTTCGGATCCGGAGAAGCATTTTTGGAATCTCCCCATAAGGATCGTGTCGATGTCCTCTTAACCGACATCAATATGCCTGGCATGAGTGGGCTTGATCTGCAAAATGTTGTTCGCGCCCAGCGTCCCGGTATTCCGGTCGTCATGATGACAGCGTTGCGAGACGACATGTTGCGTCAACGCGCGATAACGGGCGGAGCTCGGGAGCTGCTGCAGAAGCCAATCCTCGCCGATGATCTCATTCGCTGCCTGGAAGATGTGTGA